The sequence GCAAAGGTGCTCGAATACCTTTCCTGACCTTTTTCCTTTATAATGCCCAAGCGTTTGAAAAATATTATCTATCCTTAAAACCCTCATTTATGATACAGAGGGTTTTGTTCATGCTGAGTGTTAACGAACTGGCACTGGAAATTTTTGATAATCTGGCCGACTTGGCCGAGGAATTCAACGCTTGTTACCATGAACTGGATAACGGCGCACGTATCGTTGACTGCGGGGTAAGTGTACGCGGTGGTTATGCAGCAGGCAGGGCCTTTACCGAGATCTGCATGGGCGGACTTGGCGAGGTTAACTTCCGCATGGGGCACATCAAGGAGTTCCCGATGCCCTTTGTCGATGTCACCACGGACTTCCCGTCGATCTCCTGCCTTGGTTCGCAGAAGGCCGGCTGGACCGTCAAGGTAGGCAACTACTTTGCGATGGGCAGCGGCCCGGCCCGGGCGCTCTCGTTAAAGCCGAAGCACACCTTTGAGGTCATCGAATACGAAGACGACTACGACTGTGCTGTCATGTGTCTTGAGAGCGACCACCTGCCGAACGCAGAGGTCATGGAGAAGATCGCAGAAGAGTGCCACGTGGATGTAGCAAATGTCTGTGCAGTTGTTGCACCCACTTCCTCATTAGTTGGCTCGATCCAGGTATCCGGCCGCTGTGTTGAGACCGCAATCTACAAGCTCAACGAACTTGGGTTTGACACCCGGAAGATCATTGCCGCTATGGGCACTGCACCGGTTCCACCGGTACGGGGACCCAAGCTTGCAATGGGGGTAACGAACGATGCCACGATCTACCACGGCAGGATCAACCTCACGATGAACGCACCCGAGATCAAGGACTACCTCGAGAAGATCCCGAGCAGCAGTTCCAAGGGATACGGCAAACCGTTCAACGACATCTTCAAGGAAGCAGGGTATGATTTCTACAAGATCGATACCTCGCTCTTCTCCCCCGCAGAAGTCATCATAAACGAGCTCTCAACGGGCTCAGTCTACCATGTCGGTGCAGTGAATGCCGATGTGACCCTGAAGTCATTCGGGCTTCAGTAAAATCTCTTTTTTTCCGGTTCATCTAAAAAAGATAGGAAATTTCCTTTCGGCATTCCTTGTGATTCTGGTTTTATACCATACCTGGTAAGGTTTAAAAAACAGCTTTGCGGGAATGCCAGCCTTTTTTTGTCTGCAAGCCCCGGGTGGAGATTTTTACCCCGGTGTTTCCTTACGTGAATATTTAAAAAATAGGGAGATTTTTTAATGCTGCGAGGTATCGCCCGGGTTGTCATTTGCGGGAAATGATCTTCCCGGATTTCGTTTTTAAAAATTTATACCGGCAGGAGGACATTATCGGCCTGAATGGTTGCCGGCATTATGCAGCGAATGCTGGTTGGATTGCCGGTGGGGGGTTTGAGTATGATAGTAATTATCTGGTTGGGGACAATAGGGGCTTTTGGGTTGATGCGGATGACAAACTGCTCTTCATAAGAGATCCGGTTATTGGGTTCGCCTATCTCGTTTTGCACAGAGAGTATCCCCCAGCTTCCTGAGGAGGGATCGCCCCGGAACCCCTCGACGGGTTTGAGGGTTTCAGTCCGGATTGCATCCGCGTAGACGATGACCAGTTCATTCATCTCCATGGATTTTATTTCAGGATTAAGGCCGACCTTAAACGTAATGGTGTCGATGGTCCCATGGGGTATGCCCAGTCCGGTCACATCCCCGTAAACCTGTAAAACCTGCCCCGGTTGCAGGTTGCCCTGCGGAGTCACTGCTGCCGGGACGGGAGGGGGGGAATCCTCTCCAAGACAACCCGCTGCAAGAATCCCGGAGATAAGTACGAGAGTCAAGAGAATAAAGTGCCATTTTGTCATGGATGATCCTGTCATCTGGTGTAGAAAAACTAGGCGGGGGTACTTAAAAAAGCAATGGGATCCGTCATAAAAATGATGACGGAATGCGGTATCGTACAGGTCTTTACGATCCGTCAGGGAAGGTATCGCCTCATCTGGCCTTTCCTGCTTTTCCGGTACCGGTGTTCCATACCTTGAAGTGAACGGTGAGCGATAATTAATCAGAATCCCATGAATACTACTCCTTTGGACAAACAATCACTGGACCGGCTCAAAGAGAAGACAGCGCGGCTATCCGTCCTGTCCAATACCTGCCTGGTACTGATGAAATTTGTCGTCGGGTTTGCCATAGGTTCGGTCAGTATCATTTCAGAAGCGATCCACTCTTCCATGGACCTGATCGCAGCAGTGATCGCATTTTTCTCGGTGCGGAAATCCGCAGAACCCCCGGATGCGGGACATTCATTCGGGCACGGAAAGTTCGAGGATATCTCGGGTCTTATTGAGGCACTGCTCATCTTTGTTGCTGCAATCCTGATCATCCGGGAAGCCTTAGTAAAACTGCTGGGTGAACCCACCGAGCATTTCACCCCTGAGCTGCTCATTTATGGTATTGCCATTATGGGTATCTCATCACTGGTCAACTGGTATGTTTCCCAGCGGCTCATGAAGGTGGCAAAACAGACTGAGTCTATTGCGCTCGAGAGCGATGCATGGCACCTGAGGACAGATGTGTATACCTCTGCAGGTGTGATGGTCGGACTTGTCCTGATCAAGCTAACCGGTATCGCGATCATCGACCCGCTCTTTGCCCTCGGTGTGGCGGTCGTGATCATGAAGGCCGCATATGACCTCACGGTTCGCTCATTTGCCGATCTGATCGACCACAGCCTTCCCGATGGGGATGAGAAGCGGATTCAGGATATCATCTGCGAGCATGCAAACGATTATGCCGGATTCCATGATCTGAAGACCCGCCGGTCGGGCCCGGAGATATTCATTGAATTCCACCTGGTGATGTCGGGAAAGGTAACGGTGTACCAGTCTCATGATCTTGCCGATCACCTGGAGTCCGATCTCAAGATCGAGTTTCCCCGGGCAAATATTACGATTCACATTGAACCGTGCAATGAAGGGTGCACCCGGTGTGGTTCATTCTGTAATTTTTATGAAAAACAGAAAAAGGATTCCGGGCAAACCCCCCGGTAATTTTTTTTGGCCCTGTGATTCACCCGGTTGTCCGGGCATTTCCCGTTTTACGTAAATTTACGGGTCGTTTATGGCGTCCTGAAAACGGGTTAAATGCTGCTCTCTCCGGGCGGTTCCTGCCTTTGAAGGCGAAAGTTCCTTCTCATTCCTGCAGGAAGCAAGCAATAAAATTTGGATTTTGACGAGCCTTCAATGCCCGGAGTGTATGAAAAAAATTATTGCGATCGTTTCATCACGAGAAAGAAGGGGAGTAATAAAACAATTGCAATGACTATCCAGAAGTTGCCGAACAGGTAGAGCAGCTGTTCGCGCCACTGGTCGTAAAACCGGATCTCAATAGTCCGGACCTTATTCCATTGGATGAGGGTGGTATTGTCCGGAAATCGTGTGACATTGGCACCCTGGCTGACGCTGGCAAGCAGGGTATTTCGTACATCCAGTTCTGCCGGGAGGGACACACTCACGTTATACTGCTTATCGTAAACTGCCTGGAGCGTGTTATCTTTCAGGGGTGCCATATACGACACGGTGTAATTGCCGCGCTCAAACGTGATTGCTGATGGCCTTCCCCAGCCCTTGCTCCAGTTGAATTCGCACGGTGAACAGTTCCCTGAAAGGTTCACCTGGTCAACATTGATGGCAACATCCTCGCCTAAAAAACCGACATCGGCAAATTCGTACCGGTCCACACCGGTGATCTCGATGGACACATTGTAGGCGGTTCCGTTGGGAAATACCCGGTAATCTGCCGATAGTGCACTTGCAGCCGGCACTGCAATCAGCAGGATTACAAGTGCAGCGCAGAGAGCAGCGAGGGCAGATCGGCGTCGATCTCGGTCGGGGGTTCGCATTGTTTAATCACCGTTTCCGGATCCTTGAGCAGATGTCCGGTTACTACGCAGACAATCTTTTCGTTCCGGTCAATCATTCCCATCTCTACCAGTTTGCGTATACCGGCAACCGATGCTGCCGATGCCGGTTCGACACCGATACCTTCTTTGCGGGCGAGATCGCGCTGCATGCTTAAGATCTCTTCATCGGTCACAGTCTCAGCAAGTCCCCGGGTCATACGGATTGCTGTTAAGGCTTTTTCTGCATTGACCGGCGCCCCGATTCGAATCGCAGTTGCGATAGTCTCAGGATTGGCCTCGGGTATCACTACCGGGAGGTTGTCACGGATGGCCCGGACAACCGGGCTGGAACCCTGGGCCTGGATGCCGGTCATCATCGGAAGCCGGTCAATGAAACCGAGTTCCTGTAACTCGAGAAAACCTTTGTACACAGCAGAGATATTGCCTGCATTTCCGACCGGAAGGACGAAACGGTCCGGAATTTCTCCCAACTGGTCGAGCGCTTCAAACCCGATGGTCTTCTGGCCTTCCAGCCGGTAGGGGTTGATCGAATTGAGCAGGTACAGGCCATGGGAGAGGCAGAGATCGTGGACCATCTCAAGCGCACGATCGAAGTTGCCCCGGATGGAGATGACTTTTGCCCCGTGCATCAGCGCCTGCGCCACTTTTCCTACGGCGACTTTTCCCGCGGGAAGCAGCACTACGGCAGGAATGCCGGCTTTTGCTGCATAGACGGCAAGGCTTGCGGAGGTATTGCCGGTGCTTGCGCAGGCTACACTCTTCTTGCCGAGCTGGATGGCCATCGATACGCCGACGGTCATGCCCCGGTCCTTGAACGAACCGGACGGGTTCATGCCCTCATGTTTTGCATAGAGATGCGGCAGTCCCATCTCCGCTCCCAGTTTTTTTAAGTGATAGAGAGGGGTGCCGCCTTCCTGCAGGGTGACCGGGGGGATCGTGACCGGAAGCAGTTCCTTATAGCGCCAGACCGAGAGCGGGCGCTGGTTCCAGGTGGCCCTTGAAATGGATAGTTCATCCAGCGGATATTTCACTGCGAGCAGGTGACCGCATTTTGTGCAATTATAGATGATCTCGTCAGCGGGATAGGTGGCTCCACAGTTGACGCACACGAGATGGTACATGGAATAGTGTTGTGCTGCCAGATACATATAGGCGTGCGGTT comes from Methanomicrobiales archaeon HGW-Methanomicrobiales-1 and encodes:
- the mch gene encoding methenyltetrahydromethanopterin cyclohydrolase, yielding MLSVNELALEIFDNLADLAEEFNACYHELDNGARIVDCGVSVRGGYAAGRAFTEICMGGLGEVNFRMGHIKEFPMPFVDVTTDFPSISCLGSQKAGWTVKVGNYFAMGSGPARALSLKPKHTFEVIEYEDDYDCAVMCLESDHLPNAEVMEKIAEECHVDVANVCAVVAPTSSLVGSIQVSGRCVETAIYKLNELGFDTRKIIAAMGTAPVPPVRGPKLAMGVTNDATIYHGRINLTMNAPEIKDYLEKIPSSSSKGYGKPFNDIFKEAGYDFYKIDTSLFSPAEVIINELSTGSVYHVGAVNADVTLKSFGLQ
- a CDS encoding cation transporter produces the protein MNTTPLDKQSLDRLKEKTARLSVLSNTCLVLMKFVVGFAIGSVSIISEAIHSSMDLIAAVIAFFSVRKSAEPPDAGHSFGHGKFEDISGLIEALLIFVAAILIIREALVKLLGEPTEHFTPELLIYGIAIMGISSLVNWYVSQRLMKVAKQTESIALESDAWHLRTDVYTSAGVMVGLVLIKLTGIAIIDPLFALGVAVVIMKAAYDLTVRSFADLIDHSLPDGDEKRIQDIICEHANDYAGFHDLKTRRSGPEIFIEFHLVMSGKVTVYQSHDLADHLESDLKIEFPRANITIHIEPCNEGCTRCGSFCNFYEKQKKDSGQTPR
- a CDS encoding threonine synthase, with product MYHLVCVNCGATYPADEIIYNCTKCGHLLAVKYPLDELSISRATWNQRPLSVWRYKELLPVTIPPVTLQEGGTPLYHLKKLGAEMGLPHLYAKHEGMNPSGSFKDRGMTVGVSMAIQLGKKSVACASTGNTSASLAVYAAKAGIPAVVLLPAGKVAVGKVAQALMHGAKVISIRGNFDRALEMVHDLCLSHGLYLLNSINPYRLEGQKTIGFEALDQLGEIPDRFVLPVGNAGNISAVYKGFLELQELGFIDRLPMMTGIQAQGSSPVVRAIRDNLPVVIPEANPETIATAIRIGAPVNAEKALTAIRMTRGLAETVTDEEILSMQRDLARKEGIGVEPASAASVAGIRKLVEMGMIDRNEKIVCVVTGHLLKDPETVIKQCEPPTEIDADLPSLLSALHL